In Miscanthus floridulus cultivar M001 chromosome 5, ASM1932011v1, whole genome shotgun sequence, one genomic interval encodes:
- the LOC136453060 gene encoding CSC1-like protein At3g21620: MAPLDAERRSIPTHRLSFLDVLVPSIPRIIGDSIPMKEIFFVTYVMVDGWTRIAGDIEVIFFHLKNFFLVKTEKGREEAMDTGSICIDFRICCLPPPGTEHQRLQSVKQR; encoded by the exons ATGGCACCCCTTGACGCCGAGCGGAGATCCATCCCAACTCACCG GCTGTCTTTCTTGGATGTTTTGGTTCCAAG CATACCAAGGATCATTGGTGACTCCATCCCGATGAAGGAAATTTTTTTCGTAACATATGTAATGGTTGATGGTTGGACTAGGATAGCTGGTGATATTGAGGTGATATTCTTCCATCTGAAGAATTTTTTCCTGGTCAAAACTGAAAAGGGCAGAGAAGAGGCAATGGATACTGGCAGCATCTGCATTGACTTCCGCATATGTTGTCTTCCACCACCAGGTACAGAACATCAGAGGCTGCAATCAGTGAAGCAAAGGTAA
- the LOC136453059 gene encoding uncharacterized protein isoform X1 translates to MMHPLRRFLFLLLVGLLPAAVWSLAPPRFPRPQPRSRPGVNGVGDYEYETRYFRQRLDHFSFPGVGDEDEAAAFFQQRYLVSLGGGWAGPGGPIFFYCGNEGDIAWFAANSGLVWEAAPRFAALVVFAEHRYYGESMPFGSKAKAYNDSKSLAYLTAEQALADFAVLLTDLKRNLTAEGSPVVLFGGSYGGMLAAWMRLKYPHIAIGALASSAPILQFEDIVPSTIFYDLVSDDFRRESLSCFLTIKDSWKELDDQGNEQDGLLKLSKTFHLCQTLKTSGDLSDWLSSAYSYLAMVDYPIPSEFLMPLPANPIKEVCINIDSQPEGTSTLERIYAGVNVYYNYTGTVGCFDLTDDPHGMGGWDWQACTEMVMPMSYSEGRSMYPLYKFDYPSYAEDCIKSYGVRPRPWWITTEFGGHNITKVLEKFGSNIIFFNGLLDPWSGGGVLKNISESVIAIVAPLGAHHIDLRPATPDDPDWLVALRESELKIISGWLSDYYGAGGALFQPVADKGSSSS, encoded by the exons ATGATGCATCCGCTCCGCcgattcctcttcctcctcctcgtcggcctcctcccCGCGGCCGTGTGGTCCCTTGCACCGCCCCGCTTCCCGAGGCCCCAACCCCGCTCGCGGCCGGGAGTTAATGGGGTGGGGGACTACGAGTACGAGACGCGATACTTCCGGCAGCGGCTGGACCACTTCAGCTTTCCCGGGGtcggggacgaggacgaggcggcGGCGTTCTTCCAGCAGCGGTACCTGGTTAGCCTCGGCGGTGGGTGGGCCGGACCCGGCGGCCCCATCTTCTTCTACTGCGGCAACGAGGGCGACATCGCCTGGTTCGCCGCCAACTCCGGCCTCGTCTGGGAGGCCGCCCCGCGCTTCGCCGCCCTCGTCGTCTTCGCCGAG CATCGCTACTACGGAGAGTCCATGCCGTTCGGTAGCAAAGCCAAGGCGTACAACGACTCCAAGTCCCTGGCGTATCTCACGGCCGagcaggcgcttgctgatttcgctGTGCTGCTCACTGACCTCAAGAGGAACCTAACTGCAGAGGGCAGCCCCGTTGTGCTCTTTGGGGGCTCATACGGTGGAA TGCTAGCTGCTTGGATGAGACTCAAATATCCCCATATTGCTATTGGGGCTCTCGCATCATCAGCTCCGATCCTGCAGTTTGAGGACATTGTTCCTTCTACTATATTCTATGATCTTGTATCGGATGATTTTAGG AGGGAGAGTTTAAGCTGCTTTCTTACAATTAAAGACTCCTGGAAAGAATTAGATGACCAAGGAAACGAGCAAGATGGTCTTCTGAAACTAAGCAAAACGTTCCACCTTTGCCA GACCCTGAAAACAAGTGGAGACCTTTCAGATTGGTTGAGCTCAGCCTACAGTTATCTGGCCATGGTGGATTACCCAATTCCATCAGAATTTCTCATGCCTTTGCCAGCCAATCCTATCAAAGAA GTATGCATAAATATTGACAGTCAACCTGAGGGTACTAGTACTCTGGAACGAATATACGCAGGAGTAAATGTATACTACAATTATACTGGCACTGTTGGCTGCTTTGATCTAACTGATGATCCCCATGGAATGGGTGGATGGGATTGGCAG GCTTGTACCGAGATGGTAATGCCAATGTCTTACAGTGAAGGCAGGAGCATGTATCCACTGTATAAATTTGACTATCCTTCCTATGCTGAGGATTGCATCAAAAGCTATGGTGTCAGGCCAAGGCCTTGGTGGATCACAACAGAGTTTGGTGGGCAT AATATCACTAAGGTCCTGGAAAAGTTTGGTAGTAACATCATTTTCTTCAATGGACTTCTTGACCCATGGAGTGGTGGAGG TGTCCTGAAGAATATATCTGAGAGTGTCATTGCTATTGTGGCTCCATTAG GAGCACATCATATCGATCTGCGCCCCGCCACTCCAGATGACCCAGATTGGCTGGTGGCTCTGAGAGAATCAGAGCTGAAGATCATATCTGGCTGGTTATCGGATTACTATGGGGCGGGAGGGGCGCTCTTCCAGCCTGTAGCTGACAAGGGCTCCTCTTCATCCTGA
- the LOC136453059 gene encoding uncharacterized protein isoform X2 — translation MMHPLRRFLFLLLVGLLPAAVWSLAPPRFPRPQPRSRPGVNGVGDYEYETRYFRQRLDHFSFPGVGDEDEAAAFFQQRYLVSLGGGWAGPGGPIFFYCGNEGDIAWFAANSGLVWEAAPRFAALVVFAEHRYYGESMPFGSKAKAYNDSKSLAYLTAEQALADFAVLLTDLKRNLTAEGSPVVLFGGSYGGMLAAWMRLKYPHIAIGALASSAPILQFEDIVPSTIFYDLVSDDFRRESLSCFLTIKDSWKELDDQGNEQDGLLKLSKTFHLCQTLKTSGDLSDWLSSAYSYLAMVDYPIPSEFLMPLPANPIKEVCINIDSQPEGTSTLERIYAGVNVYYNYTGTVGCFDLTDDPHGMGGWDWQACTEMVMPMSYSEGRSMYPLYKFDYPSYAEDCIKSYGVRPRPWWITTEFGGHNITKVLEKFGSNIIFFNGLLDPWSGGGVLKNISESVIAIVAPLGLVRFKIEGRA, via the exons ATGATGCATCCGCTCCGCcgattcctcttcctcctcctcgtcggcctcctcccCGCGGCCGTGTGGTCCCTTGCACCGCCCCGCTTCCCGAGGCCCCAACCCCGCTCGCGGCCGGGAGTTAATGGGGTGGGGGACTACGAGTACGAGACGCGATACTTCCGGCAGCGGCTGGACCACTTCAGCTTTCCCGGGGtcggggacgaggacgaggcggcGGCGTTCTTCCAGCAGCGGTACCTGGTTAGCCTCGGCGGTGGGTGGGCCGGACCCGGCGGCCCCATCTTCTTCTACTGCGGCAACGAGGGCGACATCGCCTGGTTCGCCGCCAACTCCGGCCTCGTCTGGGAGGCCGCCCCGCGCTTCGCCGCCCTCGTCGTCTTCGCCGAG CATCGCTACTACGGAGAGTCCATGCCGTTCGGTAGCAAAGCCAAGGCGTACAACGACTCCAAGTCCCTGGCGTATCTCACGGCCGagcaggcgcttgctgatttcgctGTGCTGCTCACTGACCTCAAGAGGAACCTAACTGCAGAGGGCAGCCCCGTTGTGCTCTTTGGGGGCTCATACGGTGGAA TGCTAGCTGCTTGGATGAGACTCAAATATCCCCATATTGCTATTGGGGCTCTCGCATCATCAGCTCCGATCCTGCAGTTTGAGGACATTGTTCCTTCTACTATATTCTATGATCTTGTATCGGATGATTTTAGG AGGGAGAGTTTAAGCTGCTTTCTTACAATTAAAGACTCCTGGAAAGAATTAGATGACCAAGGAAACGAGCAAGATGGTCTTCTGAAACTAAGCAAAACGTTCCACCTTTGCCA GACCCTGAAAACAAGTGGAGACCTTTCAGATTGGTTGAGCTCAGCCTACAGTTATCTGGCCATGGTGGATTACCCAATTCCATCAGAATTTCTCATGCCTTTGCCAGCCAATCCTATCAAAGAA GTATGCATAAATATTGACAGTCAACCTGAGGGTACTAGTACTCTGGAACGAATATACGCAGGAGTAAATGTATACTACAATTATACTGGCACTGTTGGCTGCTTTGATCTAACTGATGATCCCCATGGAATGGGTGGATGGGATTGGCAG GCTTGTACCGAGATGGTAATGCCAATGTCTTACAGTGAAGGCAGGAGCATGTATCCACTGTATAAATTTGACTATCCTTCCTATGCTGAGGATTGCATCAAAAGCTATGGTGTCAGGCCAAGGCCTTGGTGGATCACAACAGAGTTTGGTGGGCAT AATATCACTAAGGTCCTGGAAAAGTTTGGTAGTAACATCATTTTCTTCAATGGACTTCTTGACCCATGGAGTGGTGGAGG TGTCCTGAAGAATATATCTGAGAGTGTCATTGCTATTGTGGCTCCATTAG GTTTAGTTAGATTTAaaattgaagggcgggcctga
- the LOC136453061 gene encoding protein TUNICAMYCIN INDUCED 1-like, with the protein MPAPARWRLLALPVALFLVAGSAHGLVKPEAAAAPKPTVVPKAISDLRDAIVKGLGFQAEGLKVSGFDVRDALVGHAVAYEFDIEVGRKVLPVRLLEDVSRWDFVDLPIFRSQADADDTALAEIRRGGRGSVVEPTLPPQLAGPMELWIQDGDDVRLALPHDVDAGTLKKVVLSDGAVVTVKGARAVSLRLPLELPLPLNRTTYKGRLSSLLSIAQALRGAARSNQKPLLSLRIEGPTSLSSTPSMSPKDKLKLKRLAPGQVELSSRAGAIPAIAEDEDEPHNSGLWPLLSLNGSDGSLQGFEELLASVLGKKAGEKGTFKLLKARASAQTYVKMAFAVEKKLAEGEVNWSNIPEWKTKPKRLRAHYEVLARVEEGQAIPERIAQVQPFQADEAMSESVLTGNVTRSKMEIVHPPPVYFTL; encoded by the exons ATGCCCGCTCCCGCTCGATGGCGACTCCTCGCGCTGCCGGTCGCGCTCTTCCTCGTGGCGGGGTCGGCGCACGGCCTCGTGAAGCCGGAGGCCGCCGCGGCGCCCAAGCCCACCGTCGTCCCCAAGGCCATCTCG GACCTGAGGGACGCAATCGTGAAGGGGCTGGGGTTCCAGGCCGAGGGGCTCAAGGTGTCCGGATTCGACGTGCGGGACGCGCTGGTGGGGCACGCGGTGGCGTACGAGTTCGACATCGAGGTCGGCAGGAAGGTCCTGCCGGTGCGCCTGCTGGAGGACGTCAGCCGGTGGGACTTCGTCGACCTCCCCATCTTCCGTTCCCAGGCCGACGCCGACGACACGGCGCTCGCCGAGATCAGGCGGGGCGGGAGGGGCAGCGTCGTCGAGCCTACCCTGCCGCCCCAGCTCGCCGGGCCCATGGAGCTCTGGATCCAGGACGGCGACGACGTCAGGCTTGCCTTGCCG CATGATGTGGACGCTGGTACCTTGAAGAAGGTTGTTCTGTCCGATGGTGCAGTCGTAACAGTGAAGGGTGCCAGAGCTGTGAGCCTCCGGTTGCCACTTGAACTACCACTTCCTCTCAACCGTACCACTTACAAGGGTCGCCTCTCGAGCCTATTATCCATTGCACAAGCCCTGCGTGGTGCAGCCCGGTCTAATCAGAAACCCCTGCTCTCTCTTCGCATTGAGGGCCCAACCTCCTTGTCCTCGACTCCTTCCATGTCTCCCaaggacaagctcaagctcaaacgGTTGGCCCCAGGCCAAGTGGAGCTCTCCTCACGGGCGGGGGCAATCCCTGCTATCGCTGAAGACGAGGATGAACCACATAACTCTGGATTGTGGCCTCTTTTGTCTCTGAATGGATCAGATGGCAGTCTGCAGGGATTTGAGGAGCTATTGGCCTCGGTACTTGGAAAGAAAGCAGGCGAGAAAGGTACCTTCAAGCTACTGAAGGCACGGGCCTCGGCTCAAACCTATGTCAAGATGGCATTCGCGGTGGAGAAGAAGCTTGCTGAAGGGGAGGTGAACTGGTCAAATATTCCGGAATGGAAGACGAAGCCCAAGAGGCTGAGAGCACACTATGAAGTCCTTGCTCGAGTGGAGGAGGGTCAGGCGATCCCTGAGAGGATCGCGCAGGTGCAGCCTTTCCAGGCCGACGAGGCCATGTCGGAGAGTGTGCTCACCGGCAACGTCACGAGGTCGAAGATGGAAATCGTCCATCCACCGCCGGTTTATTTCACTCTCTGA